One window of the Natrinema sp. CBA1119 genome contains the following:
- a CDS encoding DoxX family protein — translation MAFESGIGAALLLAGRLLFGGLLVYQGLNHFVATEMLSGYAQSKGVPAAGFGVVASGMILVLGGFGIVFGVYPVVAAGMLAVFFLVVTPFMHDFWAVPEDQRQGEMTHFLKNVELLGASLIVLVIAGETWGYALNIGL, via the coding sequence ATGGCGTTCGAGAGCGGCATCGGCGCGGCGCTCCTGCTCGCCGGGCGACTCCTGTTCGGTGGTCTCCTCGTGTACCAGGGACTCAATCACTTCGTGGCGACGGAGATGCTGTCCGGCTACGCGCAGTCGAAGGGGGTTCCCGCGGCCGGGTTCGGCGTCGTCGCGTCGGGCATGATACTGGTTCTCGGCGGGTTCGGCATTGTCTTCGGCGTCTATCCAGTCGTCGCCGCGGGGATGCTGGCCGTGTTCTTCCTCGTCGTGACGCCGTTCATGCACGACTTCTGGGCGGTGCCCGAGGACCAACGGCAAGGCGAGATGACCCACTTCCTCAAGAACGTCGAACTGCTGGGCGCGTCCCTGATCGTGCTGGTCATCGCCGGCGAGACGTGGGGCTACGCGTTGAATATCGGTCTGTAA
- a CDS encoding restriction endonuclease, producing the protein MQNPQKLKSSLQELSANRFEEFVASVWDSMGWETKVTPSGRDKGIDIIATREGIVDEKVLIQAKRYSPGNKVGRPAIQQYNTLQQQVPDADSVIVVTTSRFTTEALELAKQLNIKTINGNNISEAAIDHISKEDLKQVISKSTTNTKQENSARPNEVSTEELSESEEDLAQVYQVYFRRLREAISQSEQRILYFDINRESGDTSEYSVMGTMHKVKFSSDNPEIWLKFQKTAKTYGWVIALSEAYGSGAGGVEMVMPPKESDTFYLAIETERGERILPQRQAKISSLILEHIYDQPLSGTEVTDMSQNHGKELYTRVVK; encoded by the coding sequence ATGCAAAACCCGCAGAAGTTGAAATCTTCATTACAAGAATTGAGTGCAAATCGTTTCGAAGAATTTGTTGCCTCGGTATGGGACTCAATGGGATGGGAAACCAAAGTAACGCCATCTGGTCGCGATAAAGGAATTGACATAATTGCGACAAGGGAAGGTATCGTTGATGAGAAGGTCTTGATACAGGCTAAACGGTATAGTCCGGGCAATAAGGTGGGGAGACCAGCCATTCAACAATATAACACCCTCCAACAGCAGGTACCCGATGCCGATTCAGTAATTGTAGTCACTACCTCCAGATTTACAACGGAGGCACTTGAGCTCGCAAAGCAACTCAATATCAAGACTATAAATGGGAATAATATTTCAGAAGCCGCAATTGACCATATTTCGAAGGAAGACCTAAAACAAGTAATCAGCAAGTCTACTACCAATACAAAACAGGAGAATTCAGCCAGACCAAATGAAGTTTCAACGGAGGAACTTTCAGAGTCGGAGGAGGACCTTGCTCAGGTTTATCAAGTCTACTTTCGGAGGTTGAGGGAAGCAATTAGCCAGTCCGAACAAAGAATCCTCTATTTCGATATTAACAGAGAAAGCGGAGACACAAGTGAATACTCTGTCATGGGTACCATGCATAAAGTGAAGTTTTCTTCTGACAATCCGGAAATTTGGCTAAAATTTCAGAAAACTGCAAAAACTTATGGATGGGTGATAGCTCTGAGTGAAGCTTATGGTAGCGGTGCTGGAGGTGTGGAGATGGTAATGCCGCCAAAGGAATCGGACACATTCTATTTAGCAATTGAAACTGAACGCGGAGAGCGTATCTTACCACAGCGTCAAGCCAAAATATCAAGTTTGATACTGGAACATATTTATGACCAACCTTTATCCGGAACTGAAGTTACAGATATGTCGCAAAACCACGGCAAAGAACTATACACAAGGGTTGTTAAATAA
- a CDS encoding AI-2E family transporter: MPDSPEPPDWIVEQPGLTVFALLSGLLALFVLLPYLQYVLFGVVLAYILLPVQRRLEQYIRPTFAAITVVIATLLVVLIPLVYVISVAVRQSLGLVRSIRQGEIDVETVEGALETNGYAVDLVDLYESNQGRIATAIQEVTSGAIGLVGSLPSMFIGLTVTLFVLFALLRDGERLVAWFQWVLPIDDEILDELSTGLDRLMWASVVGNVAVAAIQAVMLGVGLAIAGVPAVVFLTVATFVLTLLPLVGAFGIWIPAAAYLVAMGRPTAGAAMTVYGLLVTFSDSYLRPALIGRTSAFNSAIVVVGIFGGLIAFGAVGLFIGPVVLGGAKLTLDCFARARTDQPIAGAITEGEGIDAGPAESAGEPESATESDEGGDVETAADPDDDLRSDS, from the coding sequence ATGCCAGACAGCCCCGAGCCACCGGACTGGATTGTCGAGCAGCCCGGGTTGACCGTGTTCGCACTGTTGAGCGGTCTCCTCGCACTGTTCGTCCTCCTCCCGTATCTCCAGTACGTCTTGTTTGGCGTCGTTCTCGCGTACATTCTGCTGCCCGTCCAGCGACGCCTCGAGCAGTACATCAGACCCACGTTTGCAGCGATCACGGTGGTGATTGCCACGTTACTCGTCGTGTTGATACCGCTCGTCTACGTCATTTCTGTCGCGGTTCGACAATCGCTCGGGCTGGTCCGCTCGATCAGGCAAGGCGAGATCGATGTCGAGACGGTCGAGGGAGCGCTCGAGACCAATGGCTATGCCGTCGATCTCGTGGACCTGTACGAGTCGAATCAGGGTCGAATTGCGACCGCCATTCAGGAAGTCACGTCGGGGGCGATCGGTCTCGTCGGTAGCTTGCCGAGCATGTTCATCGGTCTGACCGTCACGCTGTTCGTCCTCTTCGCGCTGTTGCGGGACGGGGAGCGACTCGTCGCGTGGTTCCAGTGGGTGTTGCCGATCGACGACGAGATTCTGGACGAACTCAGCACGGGGCTGGATCGGCTGATGTGGGCCTCGGTCGTCGGGAACGTCGCCGTCGCGGCGATTCAGGCAGTGATGCTCGGGGTCGGGCTAGCGATCGCCGGCGTCCCCGCCGTCGTTTTCCTCACCGTCGCGACGTTCGTTCTGACGCTGCTCCCGCTCGTCGGCGCGTTCGGAATCTGGATTCCGGCGGCGGCCTACCTGGTCGCGATGGGGCGGCCGACCGCTGGCGCGGCGATGACCGTGTACGGGCTGCTTGTCACCTTCTCGGATTCGTATCTGCGCCCCGCGCTGATCGGCCGGACCAGCGCCTTCAACTCCGCTATCGTCGTCGTGGGGATTTTCGGCGGCCTCATCGCCTTCGGTGCCGTCGGGCTGTTCATCGGCCCGGTCGTCCTCGGGGGCGCGAAACTCACCCTCGATTGCTTCGCTCGAGCGCGCACCGATCAGCCAATCGCGGGAGCCATCACTGAAGGTGAGGGAATAGACGCTGGCCCTGCGGAGTCGGCCGGCGAACCAGAATCCGCGACCGAGTCGGACGAAGGCGGAGATGTTGAGACAGCGGCCGATCCGGACGACGACTTGCGTTCCGACTCGTAA
- a CDS encoding cob(I)yrinic acid a,c-diamide adenosyltransferase codes for MSIYTGRGDDGQTDLRDMTRVSKSSARIEAYGTVDELNALLGTIRPTDHDDIDDRLASIQNHLHVVQADFANPDPDEDDPAVRPDHVETVEDWIDEYDDELEPLTSFILPTGSEHGAALHHARTVCRRAERRAVALAGEEEINEDAVQYLNRLSDGLFTFARVVNARDGEPEDAPDY; via the coding sequence ATGTCGATCTACACCGGTCGCGGCGACGACGGGCAGACGGATCTTCGAGACATGACTCGCGTCTCGAAGTCCAGCGCCCGCATCGAGGCCTACGGGACCGTCGACGAACTCAACGCCCTGCTCGGGACGATCCGACCGACCGACCACGACGATATCGACGATCGGCTGGCGTCGATCCAGAACCACCTCCACGTCGTTCAGGCGGACTTCGCGAATCCCGATCCGGACGAGGACGACCCCGCGGTCCGTCCCGATCACGTCGAGACCGTCGAGGACTGGATCGACGAGTACGACGACGAACTCGAGCCCTTGACCTCGTTCATCCTCCCGACCGGTAGCGAACACGGGGCGGCGCTTCACCACGCTCGCACGGTCTGTCGGCGAGCGGAGCGGCGGGCGGTCGCGCTCGCCGGCGAGGAGGAGATCAACGAGGATGCGGTCCAGTACCTCAACCGGCTCTCGGACGGCCTGTTCACGTTCGCTCGCGTGGTTAACGCTCGCGACGGTGAACCGGAAGACGCGCCGGACTACTAG
- a CDS encoding HNH endonuclease, with the protein MGKKYPSDWDRRRKEVYKRDNYTCQSCGARGGPHGDAELHAHHSLAISKGGPHKKSNLITHCEECHRKIHNNSSTGRTTARKITIENSTTFSERQEYWIYTSIILSPAILILISSLYSGSIRLIIIGTITSVIFTGITIYICGATAYENYTALKTIDSSGRWDYTMELMEDGQQCLEQKEWLEAKRYFRRASESYARIYKNNKNENSLESQAAKQWFEVAKRRSYMCSDLYKGRNSRAKAEQKRANKLTEEIHQSSLND; encoded by the coding sequence ATGGGGAAGAAATACCCATCAGATTGGGATAGAAGGCGAAAGGAGGTATATAAACGTGACAACTACACCTGTCAGAGTTGTGGCGCTCGAGGAGGTCCACATGGAGACGCAGAACTTCATGCACACCATAGCTTAGCCATAAGCAAGGGAGGACCTCACAAAAAGTCAAATCTTATAACTCATTGCGAGGAATGTCACAGAAAAATACATAACAATAGTTCTACCGGACGAACTACTGCTCGAAAAATAACAATCGAGAACTCAACCACCTTTAGTGAGCGACAAGAATACTGGATATATACGTCAATAATACTATCGCCTGCAATTCTAATCTTAATATCATCACTCTACTCGGGGAGTATTAGGCTTATTATTATAGGAACAATAACCAGTGTGATATTCACTGGTATTACTATTTATATTTGTGGTGCGACTGCATATGAGAACTATACTGCATTAAAAACTATTGACTCATCTGGCCGTTGGGACTACACAATGGAGCTTATGGAAGATGGTCAACAATGTTTAGAACAGAAAGAATGGTTAGAGGCAAAACGCTACTTTCGGAGAGCATCAGAATCTTACGCGCGAATCTACAAAAATAACAAGAATGAGAATTCTTTAGAGAGCCAAGCAGCAAAACAGTGGTTCGAGGTTGCAAAACGCCGTTCATATATGTGTTCTGACCTCTATAAAGGAAGAAATTCTCGAGCAAAAGCAGAACAAAAGAGAGCTAATAAACTAACTGAAGAGATCCACCAATCATCTTTGAATGACTGA
- a CDS encoding DUF2270 domain-containing protein, protein MVDAGDETRADDSETRDGKLEGDGGEDRDARDGPLDRGDQEIGATAAADTDSLLGVLPHFYRGEVSQANSAQDRIDRTTDWAITLLAALLSIVFSSRNMPAFLLLIGMFVLSIFLFYEVRRYRFYDHWRARVRFIQENVFANALEPVGVEHPAWREELSDDLRNPTFKVSTREGLSRRIRRVYGLLFTVAGVGWLFKVTMFTPEQQWTEAAELPGIHGAVVAAVLGLFFVTVIALGLWPGGREAKGEIHGAKPGEWKNE, encoded by the coding sequence ATGGTCGACGCAGGGGACGAGACACGTGCGGACGACAGCGAGACTCGAGACGGGAAACTCGAGGGAGACGGCGGGGAGGACCGGGACGCTCGAGACGGCCCGCTCGATCGCGGCGATCAGGAGATCGGTGCGACGGCCGCCGCCGACACCGACTCACTGCTCGGCGTGCTCCCGCACTTCTATCGCGGAGAGGTCAGCCAGGCCAACAGCGCGCAGGACCGAATCGATCGGACGACCGACTGGGCGATCACCCTCCTCGCCGCGTTGCTCTCGATCGTCTTCTCGAGTCGGAACATGCCCGCTTTCCTGCTCCTGATCGGGATGTTCGTCCTCTCGATCTTCCTGTTCTACGAAGTCCGGCGCTACCGGTTTTACGACCACTGGCGCGCCCGCGTCCGGTTCATTCAGGAGAACGTGTTCGCGAACGCCCTCGAACCCGTCGGCGTCGAACATCCGGCCTGGCGCGAGGAACTGAGCGACGATCTCCGAAATCCGACGTTCAAGGTATCGACTCGAGAGGGGCTCTCTCGGCGTATTCGTCGCGTGTACGGGCTCCTGTTCACGGTGGCCGGGGTCGGCTGGCTGTTCAAAGTCACGATGTTTACCCCTGAGCAACAGTGGACGGAAGCCGCCGAGTTACCGGGGATTCACGGTGCGGTCGTGGCGGCAGTCCTCGGTCTCTTTTTTGTGACCGTAATCGCACTCGGGCTGTGGCCTGGGGGACGGGAGGCGAAAGGCGAGATTCACGGTGCAAAACCCGGCGAGTGGAAGAACGAGTAA
- a CDS encoding site-specific integrase: MATTNPKRLAELFIKDRTGEKSKSTLYNNQGHLRQFCDWCEENEIDSVRDLGGEDFLEYKFHLRQSVSDSTIRNHFSTLRTFFKFCYRIDATEKGQELATKLETPDFAKGDLSRDILMDFEEVNRLLDYLSKFEYGTKKHITFLIFWHTGCRRGALRGLDISDYAPCKEREHGTYALLTFKHRPETGTPLKNGKEGEREVMIWPEYAEVIEDYLEMKRRDIQDEHGRKPLVTGPNGRHSKSNIQALIYALTRPCYYANDCPHQRDEEECEAAYYESASKCPSSLSPHPMRRTSITYHLDQKNWTYEAASGRFDASVSVLKEHYDESTKEGQRKTRASQFFKGDQSTL; this comes from the coding sequence ATGGCAACCACCAACCCGAAACGGCTCGCAGAGCTATTCATCAAGGACCGAACCGGCGAAAAGTCGAAGTCAACCCTCTACAACAATCAAGGCCATCTACGCCAGTTCTGTGACTGGTGTGAAGAAAACGAGATTGACTCCGTCCGTGATCTTGGCGGAGAAGACTTTCTCGAGTATAAATTCCATCTACGGCAATCTGTTTCAGATTCTACCATCAGGAACCACTTCAGTACTCTACGCACTTTCTTTAAATTCTGCTATCGTATTGATGCGACAGAAAAAGGGCAGGAACTTGCCACTAAGTTAGAAACACCAGACTTTGCTAAGGGTGACCTCTCCCGCGACATATTGATGGATTTTGAAGAGGTGAATCGGTTACTGGATTACCTCAGTAAGTTCGAATATGGAACAAAAAAGCACATCACCTTCCTAATATTCTGGCATACAGGGTGCAGACGTGGCGCACTACGAGGTTTAGATATATCTGATTATGCACCATGCAAAGAGCGGGAACACGGTACATATGCTCTCTTGACCTTCAAGCACCGGCCAGAAACAGGGACTCCGCTGAAGAACGGAAAAGAAGGAGAACGCGAAGTTATGATTTGGCCAGAGTATGCAGAAGTGATTGAAGATTATCTCGAGATGAAGCGCCGAGATATACAGGACGAACATGGTCGAAAGCCACTTGTGACCGGTCCTAATGGACGCCACTCTAAATCGAATATTCAAGCGCTTATCTACGCTCTTACCCGTCCTTGCTACTACGCTAATGACTGCCCCCACCAACGGGATGAAGAGGAGTGCGAGGCAGCTTACTACGAATCAGCATCAAAATGTCCATCCTCATTATCACCACACCCAATGCGACGAACATCTATCACATACCACCTTGACCAGAAAAATTGGACATATGAAGCAGCCTCTGGGAGATTTGATGCATCAGTGAGTGTCTTGAAAGAACATTACGACGAATCAACAAAGGAGGGTCAAAGAAAAACAAGAGCCTCACAGTTCTTTAAAGGAGATCAATCTACATTGTAG
- the gcvPB gene encoding aminomethyl-transferring glycine dehydrogenase subunit GcvPB encodes MSDDGSDNCDAAQSRYDQARYVENGEYEPLLSEKDQTRVEIGVSGDDGNGASSEDTGSPLPDDLTRDSIELPELSEPELARHYTRLSQMIYGIDSGPYPLGSCTMKYNPKFTEDVAALPSAAVHPDRSEGSVQGTLELLYRLQDYLGRIGGMDAVTLQPPAGAAGEFVGIRVAAAYHEHTDEGHRDEVIIPESAHGTNFASAALGGYDVVSLPSDDEGRVDLEALEAALSENTAALMLTNPNTLGLFERDITEIAAMVHDVGGLLYYDGANLNALLGRARPGDMGFDVMHYNVHKTFATPHGGGGPGAGPVGVVDDLAPFLPAPRVRERDEGSNGGDPIYERFDPDHTIGKVHGFDGNWLVLLKAFAYIARLGDEGLADASASAVLNANYLAERIEYDIPYGPFHHEFVASAGEQDAADVAKRMLDYGVHPPTTKWPGIVPEALMTEPTEIESKDTLDRLAAAFNAVAGEDDATLEAAPERTTARRIDQTSAARNPRLSWQALSDDS; translated from the coding sequence ATGAGTGACGACGGATCCGACAACTGCGACGCCGCACAGTCGCGCTACGACCAGGCCCGGTATGTCGAGAACGGCGAGTACGAACCGCTGCTCTCCGAGAAGGATCAGACGCGGGTCGAGATCGGCGTCAGTGGGGACGACGGCAACGGTGCCAGTAGCGAGGACACCGGCTCACCGCTTCCCGACGACCTGACGCGGGACTCGATCGAGTTGCCCGAGCTCTCCGAACCCGAGTTAGCGCGCCACTACACGCGGCTCTCGCAGATGATCTACGGGATCGATAGCGGGCCCTACCCGCTGGGGTCGTGCACGATGAAGTACAACCCGAAGTTCACGGAGGACGTTGCCGCGCTGCCGTCTGCCGCAGTCCACCCCGATCGGTCCGAAGGGTCCGTTCAGGGGACGCTCGAACTCCTTTACCGGTTGCAGGACTACCTCGGCCGGATCGGCGGGATGGACGCGGTGACGCTCCAGCCGCCCGCCGGCGCGGCCGGCGAGTTCGTCGGGATCCGCGTCGCCGCGGCATACCACGAACACACCGACGAGGGGCATCGGGACGAGGTCATCATCCCGGAGAGCGCCCACGGGACCAACTTCGCCAGTGCTGCGCTCGGTGGCTACGACGTCGTCTCCCTGCCCAGCGACGACGAGGGACGGGTCGACCTCGAGGCGCTCGAGGCCGCCCTCTCCGAGAATACCGCAGCGCTCATGCTGACCAATCCGAACACGCTCGGGCTGTTCGAGCGCGACATCACCGAAATCGCGGCGATGGTCCACGACGTCGGCGGCCTGCTCTACTACGACGGGGCGAACCTGAACGCCCTGCTCGGCCGCGCTCGGCCGGGCGACATGGGCTTCGACGTGATGCACTACAACGTCCACAAGACGTTCGCGACGCCCCACGGCGGCGGCGGGCCGGGTGCCGGTCCGGTCGGCGTCGTCGACGACCTCGCCCCGTTCCTGCCCGCGCCGCGCGTCCGCGAGCGCGACGAGGGCTCGAACGGGGGCGATCCGATCTACGAGCGGTTCGATCCCGACCACACGATCGGCAAGGTCCACGGGTTCGACGGTAACTGGCTAGTGCTCCTCAAGGCGTTCGCTTACATCGCCCGCCTCGGCGACGAGGGACTCGCGGACGCGAGCGCCTCCGCGGTGCTCAACGCGAACTATCTCGCGGAACGGATCGAGTACGACATCCCCTACGGCCCGTTCCACCACGAGTTCGTCGCCAGCGCCGGCGAACAGGACGCCGCCGACGTCGCAAAGCGGATGCTCGACTACGGCGTCCACCCGCCGACGACCAAGTGGCCCGGGATCGTCCCTGAGGCCCTGATGACCGAACCGACCGAAATCGAGAGCAAGGACACCCTCGATCGACTCGCCGCCGCGTTCAACGCGGTCGCCGGCGAGGACGATGCGACGCTCGAGGCCGCGCCGGAGCGCACTACTGCCCGTCGAATCGACCAGACGAGCGCCGCGCGGAACCCGCGACTGTCGTGGCAGGCGCTTTCGGACGACTCCTAA
- the gcvPA gene encoding aminomethyl-transferring glycine dehydrogenase subunit GcvPA, translating to MHGSHATGSPYAPHTNEDRAAMLEAVGAGSVEDLFDIPADVAFEGRFGIDARTERETRRLVRSILDRNDDVTELLGRGHYGYYIPSLVDHLADRSEFLTSYTQYQPEISQGFLQALFEYQSLLVELTGLAIANCSIYDAATALGEAATLANRVRETTGHRVLVPELLRAERRSTLENYVAGTDLVVEEYPIDDGNVDVAGLEAAVDEEVVMIYAENPTVRGTIEEHLAAVGDLADDNDALYALGSDPIALSLLERPVDIGADVVVGDASVLGLPTSYGMGLGLFATREEYLRQVPGRLVGVSEDATDRRAFTLTLQTREQHIRRERATSNICTNQAWVALRTAIHAAVLGPTGMVDLAKRDVTRARDLAERLDDIAGVKAPVHDRHHVREFVARVDQPARAVAEDLERLGFAVHVLDDHEIQLCIAGVSDDRIDRFVKALEEVAR from the coding sequence ATGCACGGATCACACGCCACGGGGAGTCCGTACGCTCCCCACACGAACGAGGACCGCGCGGCGATGCTCGAGGCGGTCGGTGCGGGAAGTGTCGAAGACCTCTTCGACATCCCGGCCGACGTCGCGTTCGAGGGCCGCTTCGGCATCGACGCACGAACGGAACGGGAAACGCGACGACTGGTTCGATCTATCCTGGATCGCAACGACGACGTGACCGAACTGCTCGGACGCGGCCACTACGGCTACTACATTCCGTCGCTGGTCGACCACCTCGCGGACCGCTCCGAGTTTCTCACGTCGTACACGCAGTACCAGCCGGAGATCTCCCAGGGGTTCCTGCAGGCCCTGTTCGAGTACCAGTCGCTGCTGGTCGAACTGACCGGCCTCGCGATCGCGAACTGCTCGATCTACGACGCGGCGACGGCGCTCGGCGAAGCCGCCACGCTGGCCAACCGCGTCCGCGAGACGACGGGCCACCGCGTGCTCGTTCCCGAACTCCTGCGGGCGGAACGGCGAAGCACGCTCGAGAACTACGTCGCTGGGACCGATCTCGTCGTCGAAGAGTATCCGATCGACGACGGGAACGTCGACGTCGCAGGGCTTGAGGCGGCCGTCGACGAGGAGGTCGTGATGATCTACGCCGAGAATCCGACCGTGCGCGGGACGATCGAGGAGCACCTCGCGGCGGTCGGCGACCTCGCTGACGACAACGACGCGCTCTACGCGCTCGGTTCGGATCCGATCGCGCTGTCCCTGCTCGAGCGGCCCGTCGACATCGGTGCCGATGTCGTCGTTGGTGACGCGAGCGTGCTCGGCCTCCCGACGAGTTACGGAATGGGGCTCGGCCTCTTTGCGACGCGCGAGGAGTACCTGCGCCAGGTTCCCGGCCGACTGGTCGGTGTCAGCGAGGACGCGACCGACCGCCGGGCGTTCACGCTCACCCTCCAGACCCGCGAACAGCACATCCGCCGGGAACGCGCGACGAGCAATATCTGTACGAACCAGGCCTGGGTCGCGCTCCGAACCGCGATACACGCTGCCGTCCTGGGGCCGACCGGAATGGTCGATCTCGCGAAACGCGACGTCACCCGAGCCCGAGACCTCGCTGAGCGCCTCGACGACATCGCCGGCGTCAAAGCCCCGGTCCACGACCGCCACCACGTCCGGGAGTTCGTCGCCCGCGTCGACCAGCCCGCACGGGCCGTCGCCGAGGACCTCGAGCGACTCGGCTTTGCGGTTCACGTTCTCGATGACCACGAGATTCAGCTCTGTATCGCCGGCGTTTCCGACGACCGGATCGATCGATTCGTCAAGGCTCTCGAGGAGGTGGCACGATGA